TGTTTGATGGCCTTTCAAAATTGGGATTAATTAAAGTCCTTGATATGGTAAATGAGACCACTAGTTTGTCTGTTGTTGGAGCATTTTCCTTGACGTCATCATGGGTGTCATCAGCTGTTTCAAACTCTGGATTTGTGTTTTATATGGCTTAAATTTGGTGCACATGGGAAGTACTGCTTATTAAGTGCGCAAGGGCCTTGGGACCTAAAACATCATAATTAGTTGGGTGTTCAGCCTTGCCATCTTTCTTGTCTAACTAAAGATGatttagataatttaaaataaaacttcactTTTTAATATCTTCAAGTTGAATCCACTTATTATTAAACTCATCGGAATCTTTATTAATGAGTCACAATTCattcatataaaagaaaaataataattaccttcaaattaaatcatttttttattaaaatcttaagtcagttttttttatatgttatttaacTCGTTAAAGTTTATGTGATATAAATCTTAATTCATATTTGAACTCCAAATATTTTCTTCTAGAGTGTACTTATATCCTGTATCAACATTCTTTCTGTcgagaaaaatattctttttactcAACTATTTTAACGCTAACCCTTGATTGAACCATTAAAAACTATAACGagacattttttaaatcttatgatacggaatttttttataaaaatatctataaatctaGGATTCGTGATTATTCATAACTTATCTGAGCAATAAAGAAGACGAATTAGTGAGTGAAATACCACTTGTTGTAGTTAAATTGGAGTTTTTCCATTGAATCTACAATTGTTGGGTCTGTTTATCAGTTTGACCATTTAGaaagataatttttgtattattaaatttgtGGTAAATGTGATTTGGTCTGCTATGACAGTCATGCTTACTAATTTCTGGGCACCAGGCTCATTCCTCGATTTGTTTACTaggatttaaatttctgaaaaaaaatttacttgaaTAAAATCTAGGTTTCAATTATGAGAAATACAAAGCGAATATTAATTTACACAAAGATAAACTGAAAGCATATGGAGATAAAATATAGGATTATTTATGGAAAACTATAACTATGAGAATAAAGTTGTGGGTAAATTGAAAAAACAGAATAGATGAAAtgggaaaaaaagaagaaagaaagagagaataaaagaaGGTTGTCTTAGGAATAAATTAatggaaaataaagaaatgattAGTGGGCCAGAAGTGTGAATTACTACACGTGGCCTCTTTAAAAGGATAGAAAAAACGACAAATGGGAAGGCCCAGTCATGTGGAAGAAGTGATAGAGATTCTTCTCTTTTTCCCTTTATTTTCTCACaaaatttagtatcaaaattataaaaaaagtggaATCAAGCTTCATTTATTTTGTGCTGGACAATGTCTTCTTTCTCATATTTCCAGAATTGCCCAAAATCTGCATAACTACTCTCTTTAATCACACTCTACAATATAATATGCTTCTAAGACAAGTCACAGTCTCTTCTTTAACGTATTCcatcttttctctttttattttatcaattttattttagttttttcaatttaaaatctttttcctAAAGAAAGTTCGTAGTCCTTATTTATACCTTGTAGgttattatcttaatttaatgatttattatattactttttatatttatattaaattatgtatttatttctgtttaaatacaataaaatctttctatattcatataatataaaCATAGTATAGGCatttattatttcaaacaaTCTTGAGCAATACAACTTATTTTCCCTAATTAAAATCCTGCCCTATCaattaattagtaaataaaatattagattaaacatatttttaatttttaagaagcgaatttatttttagttttctttaaaattaaattatattttcatatttttttaaaaaaatcttaatttttcgTGCTTCAAAACTATCAGGTGATAAAAAGAAGCCGGGTGTGACACGTCAATTTCTTTTGCTGACGGTGAGTGAATCTACTTCTCTCCCTCCGTCTCCTTCCTTGGTGGCTGCCCTCACGTCAAGGGCTCCGCCGCCATTCTGAACATCCCCCCACCTGGCGAACTCCCTCCCACGCCCGGCCTCCTTAACGGCGCACGACGTCCAGGCGGCGACGACGAAGGCAGCAGCAGTGAAGGTGGCGCACATGGAGCCATCCTCCCTCTCGTCCTTGGTGTCGGCAATGGACCTTTTATCCTTTCTGCGGTCATTACTTTCTCTTGACCgcagaaaataattttatggtATGATGTAATTGCAGATTTTGGCTCCACTTCCCATCGGATTTGTTGTGTTCTTGGTCCACTTGGCCACCATTCTCATTACAGGAACTGGAATTAACCCTGTCAGGAGTCTTGGAGCAGCCAATATCTACAACAGGGACCATGCATGGGATGACCAAGTACGTTCCTTTCTTGCATAATTTTTCAAGATTTCAACTTTTGTTctgatattaatttttcattctgTGGTTTTACAGTGGATTTTCTGGGTTGGACCTTTCATTGGAGCTGCTCTTGCTGCTTTATATCACCAGATAGTTATCCGAGCCATTCCTTTCAAGGCAAGAGCTTAGGCTCTTCATTCTTCCTTGTGCTTGCTTCATTTAATTGATGTTTATGTGTCTGCTGTCTGCTAAATTTCCAATTTCTTCATGTGAATCTTTTTGTGTTAATGAATCCTTTATTGATCTGAAAGCCACCTCTTTTatctattcttttattttaatggaTTGCTCCTTTTATTATCATACTCTCtcaatagaatatatatattattaaggTATCTGCATAATGTCGGTTGAAAATGCAGATCGGCGTCGGGAATGTGCCTAGCCACGTCGTGAGCTCTCGTTCTTTATTGTTAAAGAGAACTGAAGAAGAGTGGAAGAAGACGGAGGGAGAGAAGCAGATTCACTCAGTGTTAGTAAAAAAAGGACGTGGGAGACCACCTTTAGTCACCTTAGTAGTTAGTTTGAGAgaggaattaaaaataaattcgtttaataatttaaaaactaaaaatatatttaattctaaaatatttgataaCGAAACAATATTTCAGactcaaatataaacaaaaacagCTAATTTCCTtgctaaataaataaaataaaactaactaaTGTGTAATTTTAACTtccatattttgtaaaattctCCATTTCGATTTGTAGTTTGTTTTTCAGCAATTTTAGTGATTTGAGCTTTATTATGTAATTCTTTTCCGTACCTTTTTTTACATAGCTTTAATCCCTTAATGCTTATTCATCATTAATTAAGTCcaaactgaattttaaaaatataccaAATCACTTTCAAATTGTATTAATAACAAGTCCTATAATTGTTGctttttaactataaaaacCTTACACCCTGCAAGCCTTTTCTCCTCAATTTCATTGTCTcgtatttatagtttaaaaaaaactacggttgattacaaaatttaaaggCGAGTAGAGTAGGGTGGTAATCCATTTCTCTTTCCGTCTTTAGCCAACAAAAATATtacgaaaaattaaaaaaagtacaaattTTAAAACCATAGTTACGATAATACGaaaataataagaaactaaaattgCAATCAAACCttactattatttaattttactactctcatttcaaaaataaatttttttctcatgtTATCCTTTACTAAAGCTTgatattgagaaaaaaaaaagaataataaatacta
This sequence is a window from Vigna angularis cultivar LongXiaoDou No.4 chromosome 2, ASM1680809v1, whole genome shotgun sequence. Protein-coding genes within it:
- the LOC108328824 gene encoding uncharacterized protein LOC108328824 isoform X1: MEPSSLSSLILAPLPIGFVVFLVHLATILITGTGINPVRSLGAANIYNRDHAWDDQWIFWVGPFIGAALAALYHQIVIRAIPFKIGVGNVPSHVVSSRSLLLKRTEEEWKKTEGEKQIHSVLVKKGRGRPPLVTLVVSLREELKINSFNNLKTKNIFNSKIFDNETIFQTQI
- the LOC108328824 gene encoding aquaporin PIP1-3-like isoform X2; the protein is MEPSSLSSLILAPLPIGFVVFLVHLATILITGTGINPVRSLGAANIYNRDHAWDDQWIFWVGPFIGAALAALYHQIVIRAIPFKARA